The following proteins are co-located in the Armatimonadota bacterium genome:
- a CDS encoding proteasome subunit alpha, with amino-acid sequence MQIPSPKTFSELVGYSPAAADQPETHGTTVLAMRFDSGVIVMADRRATMGNLIMFDKAEKVFALDDSTVVAISGSFARSIEICRLLKHSFKYYRRMHLNEMSVEGKLQEISKALSNNLGMAMNGIGVFVPILATYDAKKDQFGVYFFDTAGARFENGQFAAAGSGSERIRGIFDYISETVGEFESRSLVDVLTDGLKMLRIAADLDSATGGISKNPPVIRVLTKEGNHPIDAKVLEKALKAAAK; translated from the coding sequence AGCGAACTGGTGGGTTACTCCCCGGCCGCGGCCGACCAGCCTGAAACGCATGGCACCACGGTGCTCGCCATGCGGTTTGATTCCGGTGTGATTGTGATGGCCGACCGGCGTGCGACCATGGGCAATTTGATCATGTTCGACAAGGCCGAGAAGGTCTTTGCTTTGGACGATTCCACCGTGGTCGCGATCAGCGGAAGCTTCGCTCGTAGCATCGAAATCTGCCGGTTGCTCAAGCACAGCTTCAAGTACTACCGACGGATGCATCTCAACGAGATGTCGGTTGAAGGGAAGTTGCAGGAAATCTCGAAGGCACTCTCTAACAATCTCGGAATGGCGATGAACGGCATCGGTGTATTTGTGCCGATCCTAGCGACCTACGATGCCAAGAAGGACCAGTTTGGCGTCTACTTCTTCGACACCGCTGGGGCGAGATTCGAAAATGGCCAATTTGCCGCTGCAGGGTCCGGTTCAGAGAGGATTCGCGGAATCTTCGACTACATTTCCGAAACCGTTGGTGAATTTGAATCCAGGTCGCTTGTCGATGTCTTGACCGATGGACTGAAAATGCTCCGGATTGCCGCTGATCTTGACTCAGCCACCGGCGGAATCAGTAAGAATCCACCCGTGATCCGCGTCTTGACTAAAGAAGGCAATCATCCGATCGACGCCAAGGTTCTGGAGAAGGCACTCAAAGCAGCGGCGAAGTAA